The nucleotide window TTTCAGCATATTAGCTTCTGCTCCGGTTGTCAGCGTCTGGGATTCATTTTGATAGTGATTCAAGACAAGCTGAGTAACTTCATTATCTTTAAGAATAGGCTGTATTTGTGCAATCAGCTTATTCATATTACGGTAAGATCCCTGCAGCTTGAATGGCGGTTCATTTCGGTAATCGTCTGACATGGCTGCGGATGCGATATATTCCCTGTTCACTTTTAACACCATATTTCTTACCCTGACCGTATTTTTCAGGACTGCTCTGAAATCTGATATTTCATTAGAGCTGAAGTTTCCTTTCAGGTTATCGGCAGGATTATCTGTAAGTACACAATCATAGAGTTCATACAGGTTTTCCATTCCCGGATTTGTTAATCTGGTTAGGTATTCATTAGACATTAAAGCATTTTCAATAAGGCTCAGGTCAAAAAGATCTGTTTTCGATCCGGATATTTCTCCCAGATTGTAGGTATCTGAACGGTTAGCCAGCATGTCGGGAATTTTAAACTTTTCTCCACTCTCTGTGTATGGATTTCCGGCCATGACAAGGCAGAATCTTTTGGATCGAAGGTCATAAGTTTTACTTTCACCATTGTAGATTCCTTCAATCTTTCTCTGTCCGTCTGCAAGAGAGATGAATTTCTGTAAAAACTCAGGATTACAGTGCTGAATATCATCCAGATAAAGCATGACATTATCTCCCATTTCCAGCGCAAGATTTAGTTTTTCAAGTTCCTGTCTGGCACCTGCATTTCTGGCTTCAGAAGGATCCGTTGATACAATATCGTAGCCTAGTGATGGACCGTTTATTTTCATGAAAACCAATCCCATACGTTCTGCCATATACTCCATCAGGGTTGTCTTTCCGTATCCTGGTGGAGATACCAGAAGAAGCATTCCCATCCTGTCTGTTCTTTTGTCTGAACCTGCTGTTCCCAATTGCTTGGCAAGGTTCGCTCCGATGAGAGGAAAATAGACATCATTGATCAGTTTATTTCTTACAAATGAGCTTAATATCTGAGGTTTAAAAGTATCCAGTTTCAGTGCTTTTTTCTTTTCATCTACCCAACTGTGTTTCAATTCCTGAAGACGTTTGTATTTCGGAACGGTAACCGTATTAAAGTAATTCAGTCGGGATACAAATTCAAAGTAGTTAAGATGATATTCCGTGTCTTTTTCAAGAGACTTCAGCTCTTTTATGGCTACTTCATACGCAATATGTCTGATATTTTTCGGATCAAACTTCTGGGTGATCAAAAATCCTGCTGCTTCCTGTACCGTATTTTGATCAGCATCAGAGTCAAATGCCTGTAATGCACCTTCAGCAATATAATAACACGCTGAAGGATATTGATACATAGCCTGTAACTGAGCCATAAACTCCAGATCTTTACCCTTTTCTTTGAGCTCTTTCATGAAAAGCCCGTACAGAGTGGCGGCTTTTTCCGAGATCAGGAAGTTCTCTTTGTCTTCTTTTTTCAGGTAGATGGCAGCATTGATACAATCTGTCTCTTTAAAAATACTATTGGCTGATGCGAATGATTTCATTTCTTCCGAAAGCTCTCTGCTCAGATATTCAAATTCCTGCTTTACAACGAATGACTGGGCAATAATAGATGCAGCCGCAAACTGTTTGGTATAATATTCCTTTCTTTCGGTTCCGAGAAAGAACCAGAAAAGCTGGGCAAGTGTTCTTTCCTGTGCTGTAAACCTCATTAGTCCCAGCTCATTGTGTATCTGCTGCAGTTTGAGAACAATTTTTTCGGCATCTTTATCATGAACCCCCTTTACCAGTCCTTCCCCAAAATGCTCTGAGGTAAAATCCTGTACAGCCTTTTCATTCTCTGCTTCCGGGGTTATCTCCTGATGAGCGGAAAATACGTTCCAGGCAAGATATTCAAACCTTTTTACCTTGTTGTTTTCTGAAACAAATTCCTGATTCCATACTTCTTTGAATTCATCAGCTGTAAAGTTTAAAGGTTCATAAAAGCTTGTTCCGGTAAGGTGGTAGTAATATTGAGTATTTCTAAGCACCAAAGTAAGGTCCTGCTTCTGCTGATTGACTGCAAATTTATAGTCTCCCAATGCAATAACGCTTTCCCCGTCTGCGTAGATCTCTTTTTTATCTTTCAGCTTTCTTACTGCTTCCTGCTGCTGGGTTTTTAACAAGGTCTGAATCTCCTCTGACTTTGCTGAATCCTCCAATTCTGCAAGCTGCCTGGAAAGATCCCTCACTTTCTCCACCATAAGATCTGCAGCAAAATAGCCATTGATCTCATTTTCTGAGTCAAAAGATTCTGCTTTGGCCTGTACCGATTTCAGTATTCTTTGTGCAGCATCAAATAGATTCTGAGTCCTTTTATTTCTTGCTTCGGTAAGCTGTACCCTTTTATTCTGGAAATGCCCGTAAACCTCTTCTCTTTTGATTCCTATCTGCTGAATGAATTCTTCGAAATCAATAAATTTCGTTTCCATTTCTTCCAACTGGATGGAGAGTTTGGTCAGATATTCATCACATTTCTCAGGAGTTTGCGAAAGCTCCAGAAAGTTGATCACAGACTGGTCAAATAAGGTAATCTGAGCCTGGAAATCCGAAGCAAGCTCTTTTCCCGAAATTTCTCTTTTTCTTTTGCTGAGCTCAAGTCTTTCCTGATTCAGTCTGGCAAAAATCAGAGAGATGTTTTCAATAATCTGGGTAGACTGGGAGGTGTCTTCAATTTTAAGATTATTAACAATATCCACCAATAATTCCAGCCGCCCGGAAAGGGTATTGATATTTTCTTCAATTGTTCTGGCATCAATGGCTTTCTGTAATCCATTGATATCTTCAGAAATCTGCTGTGCTCTTTCTTCGTATGGCAATAATGCACCTTCCTGAAGCAGAAATTCTACACAGGCATTTGACAGTTCTGTATAACGGTCTGCAAGGGATTTTTCCAGTCTATCCAGCAAAGCTGTGTCTGCATATTTAAGCTCTCTTGCTCCTGTCACTTCTCCTCTTAAGGCTCTGATTTGAGAAAGAGCATCAATATATTCTGTAAGCTGGGAATAGTGAAGCCTTTTGGTATCATCAAGAATTTTCCCACAGGCCTGTTTTATCTTTTCTAAAGCTTCTTCTGTGTTCTTCCTTTGCTCTACTACTTTTTCGTATTCATTGATGGCCGAATGTGCAATCGCTCTGATCTCTTTCAATGGTACATCAAGCTTCTGAACCTCATCTTCACCAAGAAAATAGTAAGTATCCAGAATAAAAGTAGAGAGCTTTACGATATCATCATACAAGCCACTGTAAGAGTCTTTTTTGTTCAGAAGGGTGATCAGCTCCTGGCTTTCTGCCATGACGCGTACAATATCTTTATTTCCTATTTTGTAAAGTAAACTGTCTGCCTTTTCTATATTGGGCAACAGTTCTTTTGAAAAAGGAGTCTGCCAGATCTGGGACAGGTGATGCTTCGTGGTTTCTATACTTTCCCGAAGATAGATCAGTTTCCCGTCCTGCAAAAGCGTAAATCCACTACAACGGATCGGAGTTTCTATGGTCTGGGTGATGATATTGTAAGAAATAAGCTGATAGTTATTCGTTTTATCATCATAAAAAACATACAAAAAGTTCTCTCCGTTGGGTTCCGTAATGGTTTTCAGATAGTAAAGCCTGTTCTGATCCTGAGAAATCACTTTTAATCCTCCGGTCTGAAGGGCATATCCGTTTGAAAACAATACCCCTTGATTTTCCGGAAGCAAAAGCCCCGAATATTTAAGAGCATCTGCTCTGGAAACGGTTTTTTCTTTGTGATTATAAATAAAATAGCGTTCTGTTTCCTGATACGGCTTTATTTTAAACAAAACCAGATTATCCAGATCACAGAAATGAATTTCTGCATCATCCAGATTCTGATCTTTGTGAATGACATCTTCAGAATAAATTCCCTTCCCGGTATCTGTATTGTCTTCTACTTTGATGGTAATATCTCCACCGATACTTTCTACAAAAACTTTATCTGCTAAAGAAATATGAGGATGTTTTCCGGATCTCTGCATATCTCTGGTTGCCTTTGTCCATACAAAGCCATGCTGCTGAGGATATGAGGTTTCGGAGGCACTTCTAGAATCGATATACGTCAATTGATTCTCTTTGATCAGCCATTTAAAAGCTTTGATATCTGTGGTACTTTCCGACAGCTGAAAAACCATATAAAGATAGTTTTCCGTGAAGGTAAATCGGGCAAAGAAAGTATTTCTGTAATATTTGTAAAGGTTTTTAAACTCGTCAATGAAAACCTCATCATTGATCAGGCTGTGATCCTGAGGTTCAAACCGGTCATTATTGATGGTATATATTGAAAAAATGTCCGAAATATTGATTTCCGTCTGAAGTCCAAGGTGTGCATTAGACCCGAAAATCAGGTGGTCACCCAGTGAATAGATATCTTTGGCAATACAGCTATGATCCGTAGAAATTCTTTCATTGGCAATAAGAGAAAAATCTACACCGCCAAATATATTTTTACGGTTTTCATTAAGCTGCTGAAGTCTCTGAATCAGATCATTCTTCTGCTCATTTAAACGGTTCTGAATAATTTCGTAAGTTCCGGAATTAAGTTGTTCTGACATCGTTTTTATTTAGGTTGTCATGGCTGCTGCAGGACAGCAGGTCTTTGTATAACTTGTGGTACTTTGAAAATTTTTTAGTCTAAACCTTATAGGTTTTGGAAACCTATAAGGTTTGAATTTTAGAAGCTTTTAAAGCACTCTTGCATTAAACATGTTTGTTATTCACCGGTTTGTGCTCTACTCCCAGGTGTTTAGCCATGTCCAGAGCTCTTTCCAGAATTCCCTTTTCCTGTTGAGTGGCAACACTGTTCAGTTTAAAGATCAGGGACGCTATGCTCATATTTTTGATGTCGTCAGAAGAGATTTTATATTTATCCACCATTCCCATCACTTTTCCAATGATATTTTCTCCATCCCCCAGAAGGTTTTCTTTTACAATCTGTGCATTTTCACTGTGGTTAATGAACTTATCCAGTCCTTTTCCTGCAGAAACCTGTCTGATAACATTGTCGAAGAATGTATTGTCACCTCCTACGATATCAATTTTTGCAGATTTGAAAGCTTCTGCCAGTACCATTGACTGTGCTTCTGCAATATCTTTCTGAATAGCGATCTGAGCCAGCTCCACATCTTTTTCTTTGGCAAGCTGAAGACGGAATTCTTCGTGGTCTTTTCCGGCATCGTTCAGTTTCTTCATCGCTTCTGCCTTCTCTGTAATTCCTGCTGCCTCTGCCAATGCTTTTTCTTTGATGACTTCCGCCTGGGCAATTCCTTCTTTTTTGTTGGCATCTGCTTTTTTCTCAATAACGGTTGCTTCTGCAAGACCTTGTCTTTCTGCAGCATCTGCTTTCGCATGCATTACCTGAGCTTCTGACAGTCCTATTGTAGCTTCTTCTTTTGCTTTCGCGTCTGCAATGATCTTACGGGCTTCAGCTTCTTTTTCTGCAGCATCTCTTTTCGCCTGTGCTTCAATTACATATTTCTGCGCATCTTTTTCTGCAGCCAATCTGCGGGCTTCTGCGGCTCTTGTTTCCTCGATCAGCTTTTTCTCTGCTTCCTGAGTGGCAACGGTAATTTCTACCTGCTTATTTCTTTCTGCTGTTTTGAAGGCTTCCAGGTCTTTGATTCCCTGCTGCTCTTCCACTACGGTTTTCTCCATGGTTAAACGCTCACGGATCGCATCCTGAATACTTTTCTTCTCTAGCTCTATTGCTTTTTCCTTTTCAATTTGGGCAAGAGAGACAATTCTTTCTCTTTCCGTAGCTTCAAGCGCTTTATCTTTTAGGACTCTTTCTGTCTCTACCAGATCTGCACGTTCTTTATTTTTAGCAGCGATCACGACCTGACGAAGTTTATTTTCTTCTGCAATCTGCAGTTTTTCTTCTGTTGCAATCCGAACTGTTTCATATCTCAGACGTTCTTCTTCTTCTACTTTCAGAATTTCAGCATTTTCACGGGCTTTGATATTGGCAACCTCTCTTTTTTGAGATTCTTCTTTTTCAGCCAGCTGTTTTTCAAGCTCAAGAATTGCTTCACGGGCTTCTACGTTCTGTTTTGTAATGGTTTTTTCCTCATCACGACGAACCTGGTTGGCTTTAATATTTTGGGTAGCTGTCAGTTCGGTAATTTTCTTAATCCCTTCAGAATCAAGGATATTATCTTTATCTAATTTATCAATTGAGGTCTGCTCAAGGTAGTCTATCGCACAGTCATCCAGTACATATCCGTTAAGGTCTGTTCCGATGATATCAAGGATTTCCTGACGAAATTCACTTCTTGCTTCGTATAATTCGGTAAAATCAAATTTCTTTCCTACTGTTTTAAGGGCTTCTGAAAATTTTGCTTCGAACAGTTCTCTTAATGTCTGCGCATCTGAAGCACGCTGACAGCCAATGGTTTGACCTACATTCACGATATCATCTACTGATTTGTTGACCCGGATAAAAAATGCCACCTGAATATCTGCTCTCATATTGTCTTTACAGATCAGGCCTGCTCTTCCCTCTCTTGAAATCTCCAGTTTTTTTACGGAAATGTCCATAGATTCCATACGGTGGATAATGGGAATCACGATACCAGCATTAAAGAAGACCTTTGTACCTCCATAACCAGTTCTTAAAATAACGATTCCCTGAACGGTTTTTTTATACATCGATAAAATCCAGAAAATCAATCCGACTGTTGCTACAACAGCAACAATAATTCCAGCAATTAAAGGTAAGTTCATAGTTTTATAAGTTTATAGTTTATATATAGATTGTGTTTTTGTTTTATAAAAAGTGACAGATGAGATCCAGGATATAGTTCATCAGAATCAAAAAAATAGTTATCATGGTTATTAGTTCTTATTTTTAATATCTTACAGACTGCTGCACATAGAAAATCCTTTTTTTGGGCTCTTCATCTACAATCATGACGCGGCTTCCGTATTCCAGCCTGCTGCCGTCCTGGCTTCTCACCATCAGCGTCATAGGATCGCTTCCGATAAAGACTTCCATCATTCCTATTTTATCATCCTGAATGCTTGATTTCATACGGCCTTCCCGTCCTAAAAAGGCATATGACAATTCCCCTTTATGATTAATTTCCTTAAAAAAGGGATTCAGCGGTTTCAGAATTATTTTGGTTAACAGCATTCCTCCAATTAATAATGGAAATATGATAAGAATACCTACCCATGTTGGCAGTGGTAAAAAATAATTCAGATAAAATGACCCCAGCCAGGTAATCAGCAGTGAAAGGGTTAGAAAATACGTTATAGGAACAATATCCAGATTCAGAAATTTCAGGAAATGCATCCATGCAGAAGGATCATGATCAGGGGTATGAACATGGCCATCCGGAACGTCTATATCTGCATCTGCATCCACGTCAGAATGAATTCCTACATCTATATCCAGCCCGGTAAGAATGGTAAAGAGCCAATAGATCACTGAAAGCCCTAGCAGGACCGTCAGCACCGTATTCACCGGAGAAAATGCTACATTTAAAAATTCCTGAAAGGTCATCTTAGCCTTTTTTTAGTGTTTCTTTTAATCTGTTTAAAGCTTCTTCAGCTTTTGTATCGTTATTATTGACCAGGGCATCTATTTCCTCATCAATACTTTTTCCTGCCTTTGAAATATCTGAATAAGCTTCCGCAAGAGCTTCCTGCTGTACCACGCGATCTTTCAGTTTTTCCAGCATACTTACTGTACTTCCGGTATCCATTTGGGTCATCTTCTGGTTGATATCTTTTGTGGCTTCACTTACCTGAACCCTGGCTTTAAGTGTTTTGAGCTCGTTTTCCCACTTGGCAATATCGGATTTCAGATGATTGATATTGGCCTGCATCTTTTCACATTCATCGTATTGTTTTTCGTGTTCTTTCTGTAGATTTTTTGCATTTTCCAGAGAAGCAGTCTGTCTTTTCAGAGCTTCTTTGGCAAGACGGTCTGCCTCTGCAGTTTCCACTTCTCCTTTTTCGGCTTTCTGCACAATCACAACGGCCTTATTATAATAATCTTTTGCCGTTTGCTCTTCTGTTTCTGCTTCATTCTTTTTCCGAATAGCAAGAGCTTTTAACTGGGCAAGCGCTTCTATGCTTTTTGCCAGCTGTTCTTTCATTTCACGGATACCCTCTTCCGTTAAATTGATTGGGTCTTCAAAGCTTTCGATCACAGAATGGATCTCTGCTTTTCCTATTGTTAGCAATCTTTTGAAAATGTTCATTTTAAATATCTTTTGTGAATTACTTACTCATTTCTAGCATTTCTGTTGTAAATTCCCCCACAAGGATCCCTAAAGAATTGATGGAAGCCATCACTTCGTTTTGTGCCATATTATCAGTTGGAAGCGTATCTCTGAAAATCACCCGTCTTCCGGTTCCGTCCAGCACAAATGCTCCGTGAACAATGTCTCTGTTTTTCTGAAGCAGTCTCAGGAATATTTTTTCGGATGGGTTTTTGATTTCAAAAAGGAACTGCTCCATGATCAGAATAGAGTCTGATATGATCAGGATCATGTTTTTGATCCCGTTGGATTCTTTTTCAATGATTAAGATTCTCTGAGCTTCATCTTCCAGCGTGATGTTAAACTCATAATCTAACAACCACTCTTTGACCGTTCTGAATATTTGATTTCTCATAATGGCTGGTTTAGTGTTTTATTTTCTCTACACAAATATAAAATAAAATTTTCAAAATGCAAATATTATTAGCAATTATTTATTTCAGATTCTCTATCTTTGCAAAAAAGATTAGACAAAAATGAGCTTCTTTGGAACTAATATTAAGAAAATAAGACAGGTGAAAGGACTTAGCCAAAAGGCTTTTGCCGATTTATTTGATTTAAACAGAGGAGTAATAAGCTCTTATGAGGAAGGCCGCGCCGAGCCTAAGATTGAAACCATATTAAAGGTTGCCAGCCATTTTAACCTTAATCTTGATCAATTGCTGACTGAAATCCTGCCGGTAAACCAGCTTGCAAGCGTTTCCGACATTGACCAGTTAATGCTTTTTCCTGAGCTGGCCATTCAAAACAGCAAAGAAATACAGCTAAAAACGGAAGAAAATAATCCCAACTCAGTAATATTGCAAAAAATATTAGCATCTGTTGATCTGGTTTATGAATTTACTTCTGAAAAAGCTCCACTTCCTCAATATCAATCCGGTGATATTTTATTTCTGAATAAAACAGATCCGAAAACGGACTCCATTAACAATTTACTGGTTTACACCAACAAAAACCTTCAGTATGTAACTGACCATCAGTTTATAAACAATCAGGAATATTATAAGATTGTAGGCTATGTCTCAACTGCTGAGAAAAATATTTTCACAAGCATTTTTGAAAGACTGGATAAACTGGAAAAGAAAACGGATCTGCTCAACAACTGAGAAAGCATCAGCTCATGGACTTTGCAAAAAGGTTGAAGATTATAAAACAGAAAAGCCCTCCGTACTTTCATACGGAGGGCTTTGTACCCCAGACGGGACTTGAACCCGTACGTCCTTGCGGACACAGGATTTTAAGTCCTGCGTGTCTACCAGTTCCACCACCAGGGCATGGCGAAGGGCGAAAAAAAAAAGATTCGAACAAAAGTTCCAATCTTCCCGGTAACTCCAAAGAGTTTTTTCGCATAGTGCGGATGAAGGGACTCGAACCCCCACGCCTCACGGCACCAGATCCTAAGTCTGGCGTGGCTACCAATTACACCACATCCGCTGGTTTGCTGATCTGAATTTACAGATTCTAGCTATATTTCTTACAAATATAAAAATTTTATTTAAAGAACGCTCTCTATTAAAACAAAAAACCCTCCGTAAGATATTACAGAGGGTCTTGTACCCCAGACGGGACTTGAACCCGTACGTCCTTGCGGACACAGGATTTTAAGTCCTGCGTGTCTACCAGTTCCACCACCAGGGCATGGTGTGGAGCGAAAAACGGGATTCGAACCCGCGACCCCAACCTTGGCAAGGTTGTGCTCTACCAGCTGAGCTATTTTCGCATAGTGCGGATGAAGGGACTCGAACCCCCACGCCTCACGGCACCAGATCCTAAGTCTGGCGTGGCTACCAATTACACCACATCCGCTGGTTTTTTTATATTGTAAGTTTTAAAGAGCTTGCTTCGTTTTTGTGAGTGCAAATATAGGACAATTTCCTTTAGTACCAAACTTTTCAGGAAAAAAAATTAAAATTTCCACATTTTTTTTTCACGGCACCTTTTATTACATTTCATTTTCTTACTTTTACAACGTTAATATTTACGATATGGAATTACAAGGAACGGTAAAGAAACTTTTTGATGCTCAAACATTTGCGAGCGGGTTTCAAAAAAGAGAAATGGTTATTTTGACCCAGGAACAGTATCCACAGCCGATAAACATAGAATTTTTATCTGATAAAATCAGTTTATTAGATAACCTTAAGGAAGGAGAAAACGTAAAAGTAGGAATCAACATCAGAGGTAGGGAATGGGTTTCTCCTCAGGGCGAGACTAAATATTTCAACTCTATTACAGGATGGAGAGTAGAGAAAGTATTTGATAATGCTTCAGAACCTACTCAGGCAATGCCTCAGCAATCTGCTTCTCCAGTTTCAAATGAGAATCCGTTTGCTGGTGATGACGATGATGATTTGCCTTTTTAATTAAAGAATAAAGATCAATATAAATCCTGCTTTTTGAAGTGGGATTTTTTTTCTAAAAATGGTCCGATTAGACGAAAACGAGATTTCATTTCCAGACCCTGAACTGTATGATGGTCATGAGGGAGTGATTGCCTTTGGAGGTGACCTCTCTGTAGAACGTATTTGGTTTGCCTATCAATTGGGGATTTTCCCATGGTACAATCCCGGAGAGGAGATTCTTTGGTGGTGCCCGGATCCGAGATTCGTGCTTATTCCTACAGAACTGAAGGTTTCAAAATCCATGAGAAAAATCCTGAAAAGGAATGTTTTTACTTTTTCTGAGAATAAGAATTTCAGAGAAGTGATCAGAAACTGCCAGCAGGCAACCCGGAAAGGACAATCAGGCACATGGCTTTCCGATGAGCTGATGGATTCTTTTATCCAG belongs to Chryseobacterium gleum and includes:
- a CDS encoding DNA repair ATPase, which encodes MSEQLNSGTYEIIQNRLNEQKNDLIQRLQQLNENRKNIFGGVDFSLIANERISTDHSCIAKDIYSLGDHLIFGSNAHLGLQTEINISDIFSIYTINNDRFEPQDHSLINDEVFIDEFKNLYKYYRNTFFARFTFTENYLYMVFQLSESTTDIKAFKWLIKENQLTYIDSRSASETSYPQQHGFVWTKATRDMQRSGKHPHISLADKVFVESIGGDITIKVEDNTDTGKGIYSEDVIHKDQNLDDAEIHFCDLDNLVLFKIKPYQETERYFIYNHKEKTVSRADALKYSGLLLPENQGVLFSNGYALQTGGLKVISQDQNRLYYLKTITEPNGENFLYVFYDDKTNNYQLISYNIITQTIETPIRCSGFTLLQDGKLIYLRESIETTKHHLSQIWQTPFSKELLPNIEKADSLLYKIGNKDIVRVMAESQELITLLNKKDSYSGLYDDIVKLSTFILDTYYFLGEDEVQKLDVPLKEIRAIAHSAINEYEKVVEQRKNTEEALEKIKQACGKILDDTKRLHYSQLTEYIDALSQIRALRGEVTGARELKYADTALLDRLEKSLADRYTELSNACVEFLLQEGALLPYEERAQQISEDINGLQKAIDARTIEENINTLSGRLELLVDIVNNLKIEDTSQSTQIIENISLIFARLNQERLELSKRKREISGKELASDFQAQITLFDQSVINFLELSQTPEKCDEYLTKLSIQLEEMETKFIDFEEFIQQIGIKREEVYGHFQNKRVQLTEARNKRTQNLFDAAQRILKSVQAKAESFDSENEINGYFAADLMVEKVRDLSRQLAELEDSAKSEEIQTLLKTQQQEAVRKLKDKKEIYADGESVIALGDYKFAVNQQKQDLTLVLRNTQYYYHLTGTSFYEPLNFTADEFKEVWNQEFVSENNKVKRFEYLAWNVFSAHQEITPEAENEKAVQDFTSEHFGEGLVKGVHDKDAEKIVLKLQQIHNELGLMRFTAQERTLAQLFWFFLGTERKEYYTKQFAAASIIAQSFVVKQEFEYLSRELSEEMKSFASANSIFKETDCINAAIYLKKEDKENFLISEKAATLYGLFMKELKEKGKDLEFMAQLQAMYQYPSACYYIAEGALQAFDSDADQNTVQEAAGFLITQKFDPKNIRHIAYEVAIKELKSLEKDTEYHLNYFEFVSRLNYFNTVTVPKYKRLQELKHSWVDEKKKALKLDTFKPQILSSFVRNKLINDVYFPLIGANLAKQLGTAGSDKRTDRMGMLLLVSPPGYGKTTLMEYMAERMGLVFMKINGPSLGYDIVSTDPSEARNAGARQELEKLNLALEMGDNVMLYLDDIQHCNPEFLQKFISLADGQRKIEGIYNGESKTYDLRSKRFCLVMAGNPYTESGEKFKIPDMLANRSDTYNLGEISGSKTDLFDLSLIENALMSNEYLTRLTNPGMENLYELYDCVLTDNPADNLKGNFSSNEISDFRAVLKNTVRVRNMVLKVNREYIASAAMSDDYRNEPPFKLQGSYRNMNKLIAQIQPILKDNEVTQLVLNHYQNESQTLTTGAEANMLKLKELIGILSEEETERWNEIKKTFVKNKTLKGLGENDRMSQIVALLAQFGDGLEGIKEALKKAE
- a CDS encoding flotillin family protein; amino-acid sequence: MNLPLIAGIIVAVVATVGLIFWILSMYKKTVQGIVILRTGYGGTKVFFNAGIVIPIIHRMESMDISVKKLEISREGRAGLICKDNMRADIQVAFFIRVNKSVDDIVNVGQTIGCQRASDAQTLRELFEAKFSEALKTVGKKFDFTELYEARSEFRQEILDIIGTDLNGYVLDDCAIDYLEQTSIDKLDKDNILDSEGIKKITELTATQNIKANQVRRDEEKTITKQNVEAREAILELEKQLAEKEESQKREVANIKARENAEILKVEEEERLRYETVRIATEEKLQIAEENKLRQVVIAAKNKERADLVETERVLKDKALEATERERIVSLAQIEKEKAIELEKKSIQDAIRERLTMEKTVVEEQQGIKDLEAFKTAERNKQVEITVATQEAEKKLIEETRAAEARRLAAEKDAQKYVIEAQAKRDAAEKEAEARKIIADAKAKEEATIGLSEAQVMHAKADAAERQGLAEATVIEKKADANKKEGIAQAEVIKEKALAEAAGITEKAEAMKKLNDAGKDHEEFRLQLAKEKDVELAQIAIQKDIAEAQSMVLAEAFKSAKIDIVGGDNTFFDNVIRQVSAGKGLDKFINHSENAQIVKENLLGDGENIIGKVMGMVDKYKISSDDIKNMSIASLIFKLNSVATQQEKGILERALDMAKHLGVEHKPVNNKHV
- a CDS encoding PspA/IM30 family protein; its protein translation is MNIFKRLLTIGKAEIHSVIESFEDPINLTEEGIREMKEQLAKSIEALAQLKALAIRKKNEAETEEQTAKDYYNKAVVIVQKAEKGEVETAEADRLAKEALKRQTASLENAKNLQKEHEKQYDECEKMQANINHLKSDIAKWENELKTLKARVQVSEATKDINQKMTQMDTGSTVSMLEKLKDRVVQQEALAEAYSDISKAGKSIDEEIDALVNNNDTKAEEALNRLKETLKKG
- a CDS encoding helix-turn-helix domain-containing protein encodes the protein MSFFGTNIKKIRQVKGLSQKAFADLFDLNRGVISSYEEGRAEPKIETILKVASHFNLNLDQLLTEILPVNQLASVSDIDQLMLFPELAIQNSKEIQLKTEENNPNSVILQKILASVDLVYEFTSEKAPLPQYQSGDILFLNKTDPKTDSINNLLVYTNKNLQYVTDHQFINNQEYYKIVGYVSTAEKNIFTSIFERLDKLEKKTDLLNN
- a CDS encoding DUF3127 domain-containing protein; the protein is MELQGTVKKLFDAQTFASGFQKREMVILTQEQYPQPINIEFLSDKISLLDNLKEGENVKVGINIRGREWVSPQGETKYFNSITGWRVEKVFDNASEPTQAMPQQSASPVSNENPFAGDDDDDLPF
- the aat gene encoding leucyl/phenylalanyl-tRNA--protein transferase produces the protein MVRLDENEISFPDPELYDGHEGVIAFGGDLSVERIWFAYQLGIFPWYNPGEEILWWCPDPRFVLIPTELKVSKSMRKILKRNVFTFSENKNFREVIRNCQQATRKGQSGTWLSDELMDSFIQLHEYGLAKSVEVWQDGKLVGGFYGLQIGNVFCGESMFAKVSNASKAGFIHFVESHKNTIELIDCQSHTEHLESLGAKMIPKKEFLKILHENNERR